One Pochonia chlamydosporia 170 chromosome 5, whole genome shotgun sequence DNA segment encodes these proteins:
- a CDS encoding isochorismatase family domain-containing protein has protein sequence MSFIFTHQNAEMQLDKKHTALVFADLQNEFLTETGSYYPMIADKLKELNVMDHIEQLLQCAKENNFFVIHSPHYYYPTDRQWVAPPGAIADYLGKHPKGFVGRKDPVDLEAFVGSGADYPERLKPYLMDGQTANTSPHKGLSCQSNDLIKQLRMRRIEKVIIAGPVGNLCLENHMRDILEAGFEVAVVRDAIAAGKNEEGDGYTAAMVNYRFMANAMWTTEETIRRLKAVGTE, from the coding sequence ATGTCTTTCATATTCACTCATCAAAATGCAGAGATGCAGTTAGATAAAAAGCATACTGCCCTCGTCTTTGCAGATCTTCAAAATGAGTTTCTCACTGAGACTGGGAGCTACTATCCGATGATAGCAGACAAGCTAAAGGAGCTCAACGTCATGGATCACATTGAACAACTCCTCCAGTGCGCAAAAGAAAACAATTTCTTTGTGATTCACTCACCGCACTATTACTACCCTACTGATCGCCAGTGGGTTGCTCCACCCGGTGCCATTGCAGACTATCTCGGAAAGCATCCCAAAGGATTTGTTGGCCGAAAGGATCCCGTTGACTTGGAAGCCTTTGTTGGTTCAGGTGCAGACTACCCCGAAAGGCTGAAGCCGTATCTTATGGACGGACAGACAGCAAACACATCACCTCATAAGGGTTTGTCGTGCCAGTCAAACGACCTGATAAAGCAACTTCGCATGCGGCGCATTGAAAAGGTTATTATTGCTGGCCCTGTAGGAAACCTATGCTTGGAGAATCATATGCGGGACATTCTTGAAGCTGGTTTTGAGGTCGCGGTGGTGCGCGATGCTATTGCTGCCGGTAAGAACGAGGAGGGAGATGGTTACACAGCTGCGATGGTTAATTACCGATTCATGGCCAATGCCATGTGGACAACGGAAGAAACCATCAGGCGCCTGAAAGCTGTAGGAACTGAGTAA
- a CDS encoding metal dependent phosphohydrolase (similar to Cordyceps militaris CM01 XP_006674766.1): MQSSTFPSFPISQIEIPSTPLVKAALEYTKGITNAQTVNHCLRSTSFALLLIRKFEPLNTGDVDTEAVVLSTLLHDLGWSSDYTKISKDRRFEVDGAIMARNYISCSPDAEVSKWDKRRLQVVWDAIALHSSPSIAAYKEPEVWATQLGISADFFGPNLSLAGSPITPEEYKEIVAAFPRAGFKNAFIDMMCGLCKYKPDTTYDNFVGQIGKQHGLDGKGNGKDEFAKKFEENQAYFGLMGGLEGLGQFE, encoded by the coding sequence ATGCAATCCTCAACCTTTCCATCGTTCCCAATCTCACAGATTGAAATTCCTTCGACTCCTCTAGTCAAAGCCGCTCTCGAGTACACCAAGGGCATCACCAACGCGCAAACTGTCAACCATTGTCTGCGCAGCACATCATTTGCTCTGTTGCTCATCCGTAAATTTGAGCCTCTTAACACGGGAGATGTTGATACGGAGGCGGTTGTACTGTCAACATTGCTCCACGACCTCGGATGGTCCTCGGACTATACAAAAATATCCAAAGACCGACGTTTCGAAGTCGATGGGGCCATCATGGCCCGTAACTACATCAGCTGTTCCCCGGATGCAGAAGTCAGTAAATGGGACAAACGCCGACTGCAGGTAGTCTGGGATGCTATTGCCTTGCATTCGTCCCCGTCCATCGCTGCATACAAGGAACCCGAGGTCTGGGCCACTCAGCTTGGTATATCCGCTGATTTCTTTGGCCCCAACCTATCCTTAGCCGGCAGTCCCATTACTCCAGAAGAGTATAAAGAAATCGTGGCTGCTTTCCCACGAGCCGGCTTCAAAAATGCTTTTATTGACATGATGTGCGGTCTGTGCAAGTACAAGCCAGATACTACATATGATAATTTTGTTGGCCAGATTGGGAAACAGCATGGACTCGATGGCAAGGGCAACGGCAAAGACGAGTTTGCAAAGAAATTCGAAGAGAATCAAGCTTATTTCGGGTTGATGGGCGGTCTAGAGGGGCTCGGGCAATTTGAGTGA
- a CDS encoding grpB protein domain-containing protein, whose protein sequence is MSGIVIRDYDVRWTETFEKLRQQILTTLGGLIQGVEHVGSTSVPGLPAKPIIDLDVIIANKDKLDSVISGLATLGYSHEGDLGIPGREAFATPAGAPAHHLYVCVQDNAELLRHIAFRDYLRANPEMALEYGELKRILAAKHGTNRGAYAEDKSKFSLGVLELAAKE, encoded by the coding sequence ATGTCCGGAATAGTCATCCGTGATTACGACGTCCGCTGGACGGAAACGTTCGAAAAGCTTCGACAGCAAATCTTAACCACACTGGGTGGCCTGATCCAGGGCGTAGAGCACGTCGGCAGTACGTCAGTCCCAGGATTGCCAGCCAAACCAATCATCGACTTGGATGTCATTATAGCAAACAAGGACAAACTCGACAGTGTAATCAGCGGTTTGGCGACGCTAGGCTATAGCCACGAAGGTGATCTAGGAATTCCGGGCCGGGAGGCATTTGCAACTCCGGCAGGCGCTCCGGCACACCACTTGTATGTTTGTGTACAAGATAACGCAGAACTGCTGCGGCACATTGCATTCCGGGACTACTTACGTGCAAACCCGGAGATGGCTCTGGAATATGGGGAACTGAAAAGGATATTGGCAGCGAAACATGGCACAAACCGGGGAGCTTATGCTGAAGATAAGAGCAAGTTTagtcttggtgttttggagctggctgccaaggaatga